The genomic region GGATTGGCGGCCGTGACCGAATCCTGGCTTGCGACCTACCGAAAGGCCGTCATGGTCGAGGGGCTGACCAAGCAGGCTCTCAGGCGAATCAACCCGGAGCCCCGCCTGGCTCTCTTGATCGAAACCGGTATCATCACATCCTCTCATCCCTTCGTCTCAGCCCTCGTGTCGAATTTCGAACAGGCCCTCGATCGGGCTAATGACTGACTTCACCCTACGGCACATTGCGCTCGCCACTCTTTGTCTTGGCGCACTCCTTTCGACTCTCAATGTCGCCGCTCAGGACCTGAACGGAAGGGGGCCCCTGCATATCGTATCCGACCCTGCAGAGATCACGGCATTTCTTCCCCCCTCCACGCATCTCATGCTGGAACCGTCGTCGATCGAACGGTTCTTGGACCAGCTCGACGAGCGGCCTCCGGACTGGAAGACCGTCTACGGTCAAGGACATCATGATCCCGGGCACGACGACCGACTGTTCGCGCTCAATCGCGAACGCGATAGGCGACGCGAGGGAAATCCGGCGCTGTCATGGCTCGTTGCGTTCGCCTGGATCGGCGAACTGTCTCCCTTCGATCCGCAGCTTGGCGGATTTCCCGTCGCCCTCGGACCGAAATTCATCCCGACTCGATGGGGCGTAGTCCGCTTCAAAGCGGAGGAGCCGCCGGGCAATCTGGTCGTGGTCGCCGACGAAGCGTCCGCCGGGATACTGAATGCGGAATCTGGCCGGACGCTCCCGGCAAACATCAATGTCCTCATGACCGGACGGCTGGTGCCGGACGAATCGCTGGTGTACGATTTTTCACATGAGGAGGAAGGCCTGGGACTCATCATGCCATTCGTCCGCGTGGAGCAGGTCCATTATGTTCTGATGCGGTAACGACACATCGCTTTCACCTACGCATTTACCCACCGTCGAGTTCTGAACGCCTGAGGCCCAAAACCATACAGTGCAGGGGTGCGGACCATCGGCATCACCCGGCGCGCTATGGCCGGACAATCTCCGCATTCCCATCGCTTCCTACCGGAACGGTAAGCAAGACGGCAGGGTATCGGACTTGCTGATTCACGACTTCCCAGCGTGGGTTTGTCAGCGGGCTGACACGGAGGTCGATGATGGGGCTCGGATCATGCGGCATAGGTCCATTCGGCCATGGGCGGCTCGTCACCATGACCGCATTGCCCGCCATACTGCTGCTCTGGACTTCGGGTGTGTTGGGCCATGATGGGGAACGCCATTCCACATCTGGTGGGATGAAACCGGAACAGACGGCCGCAATCTCGAGCGACAAGACCCCCTCACGCACGGAAGGGGCCGGCCTCCAGACGCCGCCCAGAAAAGCGCGCCGTCTGATCAAGAAACCGAGGGAACAATCACGGGCCGTGCTACCGTCGGATGTACCCATGCAATCCGGCGCCACGGCTCAGTCTGCGGCCGTGCCGTCGAGAGAGGTGCAACCTCGAGAGCGATCCGAAAGAAACTCGCCAGCCGGATCATCGGGACTGTCACCCATGATCCCGATGGCAAGTATGGCGACTGTCACGCCGATGATTCCTTTGGCGTCCGCCGCGGGAAGTCCAGTTCCTTCATCAAGTGCCGCTTCGACTCCTGCGACGGGAATTGCCGCTGTTGGCGCGGAGGGGGCAAGACCATCCGGTCGGTCCTTCCAGTATCTGATTCAACAGGCACCGGGGCTCACGCAGTTAGTGACCGGCGTGCCGCTGCCCCCCGTCATTCCACAAGAGCCGATCGCGCCCCTGCCGCCCCCTTTATCGGCACCGCAACCGGGATTGCCGACGCCGTCGCCAAATTGGTTCGCCTATCACGTGGTCAATCGACTGACTTACGGAGGCACGCCCAATCAACTCAACATGATTGCGTCCCTGAACACCGCGGCGGAGGCGCAACGCTGGGCGACCTCGTTCATGAAAGAGCAACTCGAGCTGGACCCGACGAAACCTTGGCCGACCAATCTGCACAGCACAAGTCCGCTGCCGCGTCCGGTTCCCATCCAGGACATCGCCACTGACCTCCTCCTGTCCGAAGACAAAAGCACATGGAAAGCGGACGAGAGTGACGCGGGAATTCTTTCTCCCAGTTTCAGCGAGCTCCAAGATCACGACTTGATCAGAAAGATGCACAGCCGGCGCCAGCTGAAGGAGAAGATGGTGTATTTCTGGGAGAATCATTTCAATACCAGCTATCGCACCCACAGCAAAGGCCAATACGAGTTACAGGAGAACGAGGCGTTCCGCGACCGGGCGTTTGGAAATTTTCTGGACCTGCTGCTGACGAGCGGCAAAAGCGCCGCGATGATGATTTACCTGAACACCGACGTCAACGTGAAAGAAAACCCGAATGAGAACTACGCCCGCGAAGTGCTGGAGCTGCATACGCTGGGCGTCACGGACCAGGGCACGCCCAACGGATACACCCAGTTCGACATCGTCGAGGCGGCCAAAACCCTTACCGGATGGGATAACACGGCGGACGTGCGGGGGGGCTTCCGCTTCGTGTCCAGCCGGCATAGCCCGGGATCCAAGCTGTTTTTGGGACAATCGATTCCGTTCAACGGCAGCGGACCCGGCGAAGGCGAACAAGTGCTCACGCTGGCCGCCCGGCATCCCTCGACCGCCCGCCATGTGTCGCAGAAGCTCTGCGAGTATTTCGTCAGCGATGCCTGTTCCACCGCGCTCGTGAACGAGGTCGCGTCCGTCTTTTCGGATTCCAACGGAGACATCAAAAAAGTCCTCATCGCGATCTTCACGTCATCCGATTTCATGAACGTGGCCAACTACCGTGGACAGGTGAAGACGCCGCTCGAATATCTCGTCGGCCTCCACAGAAACCTCGGTGTCTGGTCGTCACGGGAGCCGTTCCGGACCCGCCTCGTGAACGTGGGGCAATCGATCTACGAATATGCGCCCCCGGTCGGGTTCAAGGAAAAAGCAGTGGAATGGCTGAACACCAACGTACTGTTTCATGAATGCAGCATGGTCTACGAGATCACGATCCCGGGATTCGGCAATACCATCCGCTACGGGTCGTCGAGCAGCGGCGGGCAGATTCGAATCTGGATGGAAGAGCTCAAATTGACGACCGAAGAGCAGATCCTGGGCTTCCTGACGAATCTGACCGTCGACCGGATGGTCACCGTGACGGAGTATCAGCTGTATCTCAATACGTTGAGAGCCGGATTGGGCAGCAGAGCATTCGACATCAAGAATACCTCCCGCGAGGATGCGCTCGACCGGACGATGGCCACCATCCTCACCAACCCGCGCTATCTATATCAATGAGGTCGACGATGCCGAATAGACCGCGTCTCAAGCGAGACATACCGGAGCCCCCGCCCGCTGATCGGGACGAAAAGGAACGCACCTGCGCGTGCTGCGGGGAATCCAACGAGATTCTTTCGCGGCGGGCGTTTCTTCGGCGCGTCGCCGGCACGGCGGCCGCGGCCACGTTTCTGAGTTTGTTCCCAAGCGTCCTCTTGAAGCATCGGCAGGCCTGGGCCGCCGGCAATGCGGGAAAAACCCTGGTGGTCATATTCCAGCGGGGAGGAAATGACGGCCTCAATACGATCGTGCCCTACAGCGACCCCGAGTACTATGTGATGCGGCCGCGCGCGACAAGCGGAGGCATCGGCATTCTACCGCCCGGCACCGGAGACGGAGCCGGACTCGACCTGCCCGGGACCGGCTTTGCCATGCATCCCTCTCTCCAGCCGCTGCTCAGTCTGTATACCAACGGTGCCCTGGCCGTCGTCACCAGAGCCGGATTTGCCGGTTCCACTCAATCGCATTTTACCGATCAGGATACGATCGAGCGCGGGGTGTTCACCATGAAGAACGGCTGGCTCAACCGCTATCTACAGGCCGTGTCTCCATCCGGTTCTCCGGCAATGCGCGCTGCCGGTTTCGGCAATGATCTTGCCGATTCCCTGCGGGGAGAAGTGCTGGTTCCAGCCGTCAATAACCTGCGTAGCTTGAGTTTCGCGCGGTTGAACAGTACCAAGGGCCTCTTGGAGGACAATCTGCGAACCATGTATATGCAGGATCCCGCCCTCACGACGACGAATCCATTCCGCTCGTTGGTTCATCAGTTGGGACCGGACATGTTGAACCGGATCGCGGCCATCGAGGCCATTGGGCCGGCAGCGCCCCAAAATGGCGCTGCCTATCCCAACACCAGCTTTGGCACGCAACTCCGGGATCTCGCGCACCTCATTCGGGCCGGCATGGGATTGGAGATCGCGACGGTCGACATCGGTGGCTGGGATACCCACGAAGATCAGGGAGCGGGAGGAAGCTTTGCGCGCAATCAAGGCGCGCGTC from Nitrospira japonica harbors:
- a CDS encoding DUF1800 domain-containing protein; protein product: MMGLGSCGIGPFGHGRLVTMTALPAILLLWTSGVLGHDGERHSTSGGMKPEQTAAISSDKTPSRTEGAGLQTPPRKARRLIKKPREQSRAVLPSDVPMQSGATAQSAAVPSREVQPRERSERNSPAGSSGLSPMIPMASMATVTPMIPLASAAGSPVPSSSAASTPATGIAAVGAEGARPSGRSFQYLIQQAPGLTQLVTGVPLPPVIPQEPIAPLPPPLSAPQPGLPTPSPNWFAYHVVNRLTYGGTPNQLNMIASLNTAAEAQRWATSFMKEQLELDPTKPWPTNLHSTSPLPRPVPIQDIATDLLLSEDKSTWKADESDAGILSPSFSELQDHDLIRKMHSRRQLKEKMVYFWENHFNTSYRTHSKGQYELQENEAFRDRAFGNFLDLLLTSGKSAAMMIYLNTDVNVKENPNENYAREVLELHTLGVTDQGTPNGYTQFDIVEAAKTLTGWDNTADVRGGFRFVSSRHSPGSKLFLGQSIPFNGSGPGEGEQVLTLAARHPSTARHVSQKLCEYFVSDACSTALVNEVASVFSDSNGDIKKVLIAIFTSSDFMNVANYRGQVKTPLEYLVGLHRNLGVWSSREPFRTRLVNVGQSIYEYAPPVGFKEKAVEWLNTNVLFHECSMVYEITIPGFGNTIRYGSSSSGGQIRIWMEELKLTTEEQILGFLTNLTVDRMVTVTEYQLYLNTLRAGLGSRAFDIKNTSREDALDRTMATILTNPRYLYQ
- a CDS encoding DUF1501 domain-containing protein; the protein is MPNRPRLKRDIPEPPPADRDEKERTCACCGESNEILSRRAFLRRVAGTAAAATFLSLFPSVLLKHRQAWAAGNAGKTLVVIFQRGGNDGLNTIVPYSDPEYYVMRPRATSGGIGILPPGTGDGAGLDLPGTGFAMHPSLQPLLSLYTNGALAVVTRAGFAGSTQSHFTDQDTIERGVFTMKNGWLNRYLQAVSPSGSPAMRAAGFGNDLADSLRGEVLVPAVNNLRSLSFARLNSTKGLLEDNLRTMYMQDPALTTTNPFRSLVHQLGPDMLNRIAAIEAIGPAAPQNGAAYPNTSFGTQLRDLAHLIRAGMGLEIATVDIGGWDTHEDQGAGGSFARNQGARLAEMAGGIRAFHDDLGPLMNNVVVMTCTEFGRTVRQNASNGTDHAKGTVWFLVGGGIKGGLYHGTAGWPAALLPANLDQGRYIAPTVEFRDIFSDVLTRHFGTTPSELAAILPGHVHKPVGLFA